A single genomic interval of Pyrus communis chromosome 5, drPyrComm1.1, whole genome shotgun sequence harbors:
- the LOC137735150 gene encoding (+)-borneol dehydrogenase 2-like, producing MTEQASSLPSFQRLVGKVALVTGGATGIGESIVRLFHKHGAKVCLVDVQDNLGLQVCESLNGDPNICYLHCDVTVEDDVSRAVDFTVDKYGKLDIIVNNAGVTGSPCPDIRNADLSEFQKVFDINVKGVFLGMKHAARAMIPQKKGSIVSLSSVSSVQGGIGPHAYTGSKHAVLGLTKNVAAELGNHGIRVNCVSPYAVATNLALAHLPEDERTEDAWTGFRSFISKNANLQGVELTVDDVANAVLFLASDESKYISGDNLMIDGGFTCVNHSLRVFR from the exons ATGACTGAACAAGCGAGTTCACTTCCAAGCTTCCAGAG GTTAGTAGGGAAAGTGGCACTGGTGACCGGCGGAGCCACTGGCATTGGAGAAAGCATTGTGCGCCTGTTCCACAAACATGGCGCAAAAGTTTGTTTAGTTGATGTGCAGGACAACCTCGGCTTACAAGTGTGCGAATCCCTCAACGGAGATCCAAACATTTGTTATCTCCATTGTGATGTCACGGTAGAGGATGATGTTAGCCGCGCAGTTGATTTCACTGTCGATAAATATGGCAAGCTGGATATCATAGTCAACAACGCTGGGGTGACAGGTTCGCCTTGTCCAGACATCCGCAATGCAGACTTATCTGAGTTTCAGAAAGTGTTTGATATTAACGTGAAGGGAGTGTTCCTCGGAATGAAGCACGCAGCTAGGGCAATGATCCCGCAGAAAAAGGGCAGCATAGTTTCTCTTTCCAGTGTTTCAAGTGTTCAAGGAGGCATTGGACCACATGCATACACAGGGTCAAAGCATGCTGTGTTGGGGCTGACCAAGAACGTTGCAGCTGAGCTTGGGAATCATGGGATACGCGTTAACTGCGTTTCTCCTTATGCAGTTGCGACTAATTTGGCTTTGGCTCACCTGCCGGAGGATGAGAGAACCGAAGATGCCTGGACAGGTTTCCGATCTTTTATATCAAAAAATGCCAACTTGCAAGGAGTGGAACTGACAGTTGATGATGTAGCTAATGCTGTGCTCTTTTTGGCAAGTGACGAGTCCAAGTATATAAGTGGGGATAATCTCATGATCGACGGGGGCTTCACTTGTGTGAATCACTCACTGAGAGTCTTTAGATGA
- the LOC137735144 gene encoding uncharacterized protein — MTKVYGTGPYDFKRHHVAEYPLEYPVEAKPGSALPSSITLSEIQRDRLTMIAADNWSKTLDASKPKKPFEPELVKVIYRTELSVEEGQRRAVPSQRVMILEVSQYLENYLWPNFDPETATFEHVMSMILIVNEKFRENVAAWACFYDRKDVFKGFLERVLRLKSGRELSIAEKTNYLVFMINAFQSLEDEIVSDTVLRLASLQSWHSLSYGRFQMELCFNPDLIRKWKRMIKREAKEAAKRGEPFDPSTTLEVQFLRNLIEEFLEILDSKVLAPDPIMNEDYHLADAMRVDDACVLYCERFMEFLIDLLSQLPTRRYLRPLVSDVAVVAKCHLSALYRHEKGKLFAQLVDLLQFYEGFEINDHVGTQLTDDEVLQSHYERVQSFQLLAFKKVPKLQELALANIGSIDKRNDLSKKLSVLSPGELKNLVCSKLKLVSRDDPWSERVDFLIEVMVSFFEKQQSQKEKINALPLYPNELIMWDESLVPSINYSGEGCLALPKLNLQFLTLHDYLLRNFNLFRLESTYEIREDIQEVVPHLHAYINNEGETAFRGWSRMAVPIKDFKISEVKQPNIGEVKPAAVTAEITFSISSYRGQMRSEWNALKEHDVLFLLSIRPSFEPLSAEEDGKANVPQRLGLQYVRGCEVIEIRDDEGTLMNDFTGRIKRDEWKPPKGELRTVTVALDTAQYHMDVSNIAAKGAEDVYGTFNILMRRKPKENNFKAILESIRDLMNEYCIVPDWLHNIFLGYGNPSAAQWTNMPDLLETVDFKDTFLDADHLKECFPDDQVCFISPDGTENLNPRPPFRITLPKTMRSNTNALPGNKKSTNDVPMDNSDSEKEKIVVEAYTPPDPGPYPQDQPRKNSVKFTPTQVGAIISGIQPGLTMVVGPPGTGKTDTAVQILNVLYHNCPSQRTLIITHSNQALNDLFEKIMQRDVPARYLLRLGQGEQELATDLDFSRQGRVNAMLVRRLELLSEVERLARSLQLPEDVGYTCETAGYFWLLHVYSHWEQFLAACKENKDKTSFVKDRFPFKDFFSNTPKPVFTGESFEKDMRAAKGCFRHLKTMFQELEECRAFELLKSTADRANYLMTKQAKIVAMTCTHAALKRKDFLGLGFKYDNLLMEESAQILEIETFIPMLLQRQEDGYARLKRCILIGDHHQLPPVVKNIAFQKYSHMDQSLFTRFVRLGIPYIELNAQGRARPSIAKLYNWRYRDLGDLPYVKEGAIFHRANSGFSYEYQLVDVPDYNGRGESTPSPYFFQNVGEAEYIVSVYIYMRLLGYPASKISILTTYNGQKLLIRDVINRRCAPYDFIGPPSKVTTVDKFQGQQNDFILLSLVRTRIVGHLRDVRRLIVAMSRARLGLYVFCRRSLFEQCYELQPTFQRLLQRPDHLALNLNEITSNTERHVEETGPIHLVSSVDEMIGIYQQLYEVKFHQYMPYSGQVGELLPIDTDAHHPMDTDMPETSEGAPEDNAQHGSNMEEDTKGDVVANGQNTESSFENHSNGETDAKASVPPESNSDETELEG, encoded by the exons ATGACGAAGGTGTATGGAACAGGGCCGTACGATTTCAAGCGCCACCATGTCGCCGAGTACCCGCTCGAGTACCCGGTCGAGGCCAAGCCCGGTTCGGCGCTTCCTAGCTCGATAACCCTGTCGGAGATTCAGCGGGACCGGCTCACGATGATTGCCGCCGATAATTGGTCCAAAACCCTAGACGCGTCGAAGCCCAAGAAGCCCTTCGAACCGGAGCTAGTGAAGGTGATTTATCGGACGGAGTTGTCAGTTGAAGAGGGTCAGAGAAGGGCCGTCCCGTCACAGAGGGTGATGATTCTGGAGGTCAGTCAGTACTTGGAGAACTATCTGTGGCCAAATTTTGACCCCGAAACCGCGACCTTCGAGCACGTTATGTCCATGATTCTCATTGTCAATGAGAAG TTTCGAGAGAATGTGGCAGCTTGGGCGTGCTTTTATGACCGGAAAGATGTGTTCAAAGGATTCCTTGAGAGGGTTCTTCGGCTTAAATCG GGAAGAGAGTTAAGCATAGCTGAGAAGACAAATTATTTAGTGTTCATGATTAATGCCTTTCAG AGTTTGGAAGATGAGATCGTGAGCGATACTGTCCTTAGGTTAGCAAGTTTGCAATCTTGGCACAGTCTGTCCTACGGTCGTTTTCAG ATGGAACTTTGTTTTAATCCTGATTTGATCAGGAAATGGAAAAGGATGATCAAGAGGGAGGCCAAAGAGGCTGCAAAACGCGGAGAGCCATTTGACCCTTCAACTACACTTGAAGTTCAGTTCTTGAGAAACCTCATTGAAGAGTTCCTCGAG ATACTTGATTCCAAGGTTTTAGCCCCGGATCCTATTATGAATGAAGATTATCACCTTGCTGATGCTATGCGTGTCGATGATGCTTGTGTTTTGTACTGTGAGAGGTTTATGGAATTTCTTATTGACCTCTTAAGCCAACTACCAACAAGGAG GTACTTGAGGCCGCTTGTTTCTGATGTGGCTGTAGTTGCCAAATGCCACTTGAGTGCTCTGTATAGACACGAGAAGGGGAAACTCTTTGCACAGTTGGTTGACTTGCTGCAGTTTTATGAAGGATTTGAGATTAATGATCATGTTGGGACACAACTGACAGATGATGAGGTGCTTCAATCTCATTACGAACGCGTGCAATCTTTCCAGCTACTTGCATTTAAAAAGGTTCCTAAG TTGCAAGAGCTTGCATTGGCTAACATTGGTTCGATTGACAAGCGCAATGATCTCTCAAAGAAATTGTCTGTTCTTTCTCCTGGTGAATTGAAGAATTTGGTTTGTTCAAAG CTGAAGCTGGTTTCAAGGGATGATCCATGGTCTGAAAGGGTTGATTTCCTTATTGAAGTCATGGTTTCCTTTTTTGAAAAGCAACAGtctcaaaaggaaaaaataaatgcCCTTCCACTGTACCCAAATGAGCTCATCATGTGGGATGAAAGCCTTGTGCCAAGCATCAATTACTCTGGAGAAGGTTGTCTGGCCCTTCCAAAACTGAACTTACAATTTTTAACATTACATGATTATCTCCTCAGAAATTTCAATCTCTTTCGTCTCGAATCAACATATGAGATTCGTGAGGATATTCAGGAGGTTGTTCCGCATCTTCATGCATACATTAATAATGAAGGAGAAACTGCTTTTCGTGGTTGGTCAAGGATGGCAGTGCCGATCAAAGATTTTAAGATCAGTGAGGTAAAACAGCCAAATATTGGAGAAGTCAAGCCAGCTGCTGTGACAGCAGAAATTACTTTTAGCATTTCTAGTTATAGAGGACAGATGAGATCAGAATGGAATGCTCTTAAAGAGCATGATGTCCTTTTTTTACTTTCTATTCGTCCTTCCTTTGAGCCTCTAAGTGCAGAAGAGGATGGCAAGGCGAACGTGCCCCAGAGGCTTGGTCTTCAGTATGTACGGGGATGTGAAGTCATTGAGATTCGAGATGATGAGGGAACTCTAATGAACGATTTTACTGGAAGGATTAAACGGGATGAGTGGAAGCCTCCAAAAGGAGAACTGAGAACTGTGACCGTTGCTTTAGATACAGCACAATACCACATGGATGTCAGCAACATTGCTGCAAAAGGCGCAGAAGATGTTTATGGGACATTCAATATATTGATGAGGAGAAAGCCCAAGGAAAATAACTTTAAAGCAATTTTGGAATCCATTAGAGATCTTATGAATGAATATTGTATTGTTCCGGACTGGTTGCACAACATTTTTCTGGGGTATGGTAATCCTTCTGCTGCACAATGGACTAATATGCCAGATCTTTTGGAAACTGTGGATTTTAAAGATACTTTCCTTGATGCAGACCATTTGAAAGAATGTTTTCCAGATGATCAG GTTTGTTTTATTAGTCCAGATGGCACAGAAAACTTGAATCCAAGGCCTCCTTTTCGAATAACACTTCCCAAGACGATGAGAAGCAACACCAATGCTCTTCCAGGGAATAAGAAATCTACTAATGATGTCCCCATGGATAATTCCGATagtgagaaagaaaaaattgttgTTGAAGCATACACACCTCCTGACCCAGGTCCGTATCCCCAAGATCAGCCAAGGAAGAACTCTGTTAAATTTACACCCACTCAG GTCGGAGCAATCATCTCAGGTATTCAGCCAGGACTAACAATGGTCGTGGGTCCACCTGGTACAGGAAAAACTGATACCGCTGTCCAAATTCTGAACGTTCTTTATCATAATTGTCCGTCTCAGAGAACATTGATAATTACTCATTCAAACCAGGCTCTAAATGACCTTTTTGAGAAGATTATGCAG AGGGATGTGCCTGCACGCTATCTTCTTCGACTTGGGCAAGGAGAGCAAGAGCTAGCAACTGATCTGGACTTCAGCCGACAAGGCCGTGTCAATGCCATGCTTGTGCGGCGCTTAGAGTTGCTAAGTGAAGTGGAAAGGCTGGCTAGATCACTCCAGTTGCCTGAGGATGTAGGTTATACATGTGAAACTGCTGGGTACTTTTGGTTGCTTCATGTTTACTCGCATTGGGAGCAATTCCTTGCTGCTTGTAAGGAGAATAAAGATAAAACATCATTCGTTAAAGATCGTTTTCCCTTCAAGGATTTCTTCTCCAACACACCGAAACCAGTCTTTACTGGTGAGTCATTTGAGAAAGATATGCGGGCAGCCAAGGGTTGCTTTCGTCATCTGAAGACCATGTTTCAAGAGCTTGAAGAGTGTAGGGCATTTGAGTTACTGAAGTCTACTGCTGATCGAGCAAATTACCTGATGACCAAGCAGGCAAAGATAGTTGCCATGACATGCACTCATGCAGCTCTAAAGAGAAAGGATTTCCTTGGGTTAGGTTTCAAGTATGACAACTTGCTCATGGAAGAAAGTGCTCAAATTTTGGAGATTGAAACTTTCATACCAATGTTGCTCCAGAGGCAGGAAGATGGTTATGCTCGGCTTAAACGCTGTATCCTGATTGGTGATCATCACCAGTTGCCTCCTGTTGTTAAGAATATAGCATTCCAAAAATACAGCCACATGGATCAGAGTCTCTTTACTAGGTTTGTACGTTTGGGCATTCCTTATATTGAACTTAATGCCCAGGGTAGAGCCAGGCCAAGTATAGCCAAACTGTACAACTGGAGATACAGAGATCTGGGTGACCTTCCATATGTAAAGGAGGGTGCCATATTTCATAGAGCAAATTCTGGATTTTCCTATGAATACCAGTTGGTGGATGTGCCAGATTACAATGGCAGAGGTGAATCTACACCTTCACCTTATTTCTTCCAAAATGTGGGGGAAGCAGAATACATTGTCAGTGTCTACATTTATATGCGTCTACTTGGGTACCCTGCAAGCAAAATCTCCATATTGACCACTTACAATGGCCAGAAGCTTTTAATCCGTGATGTTATCAACAGACGTTGTGCTCCTTATGACTTCATAGGCCCTCCCAGCAAG GTTACAACAGTTGATAAATTTCAAGGTCAGCAAAATGATTTTATACTGCTCTCTCTTGTGCGTACTCGCATTGTGGGTCACCTTCGTGATGTTAGGAGATTGATTGTTGCAATGTCTCGTGCCCGACTGGGTCTTTATGTGTTTTGCCGTCGTTCTTTGTTTGAACAATGCTACGAACTTCAGCCTACATTTCAACGTCTACTTCAGAGACCTGATCACCTTGCCCTTAATTTGAATGAGATTACATCAAACACTGAGCGTCACGTTGAAGAAACTGGTCCTATTCATCTTGTCAGCAGTGTTGATGAGATGATTGGTATCTACCAGCAGCTTTATGAG GTAAAGTTTCATCAGTACATGCCTTATTCAGGTCAAGTAGGTGAACTCCTTCCGATTGATACAGATGCGCACCATCCCATGGATACAGATATGCCTGAAACTTCCGAAGGGGCACCAGAGGATAATGCCCAGCATGGAAGCAATATGGAAGAAGACACTAAAGGCGATGTTGTTGCCAATGGGCAGAACACAGAATCATCATTCGAGAACCATTCAAATGGGGAGACAGATGCTAAAGCTAGCGTGCCACCCGAAAGCAATTCTGACGAAACAGAATTGGAAGGGTAG
- the LOC137733850 gene encoding uncharacterized protein: MKQSDQAFVQHLGSLKTMWNELNLYRPHTTDSAILLKRADEDKVFQLLASLGSEYENLRSHLLMTHELHSFVSVCYAVQRDETCWKVMEVDIKHNLKARAFSVNHKLGDKQQFKGKRSEWHEWKCTYCNESGHVREKCWILHPKLRPKFEKENKFSRDAKGPSTPKAYHATSTPTDGLVDFTSNPAALINEFAAYIQRKRGSFESEDKATKNPTTLLGQFANFLVDSESVQKGDIPGRRKSEDPTIMVKSASNRECDEQKPRRPKSSTKLHHGTSFKKSKPSKGFEGFEDDVMFYIEEFMPEASEQSTSTSSTSSTVIDPVSAAVADDVDNFLADSIDFAAEGVFGDVNFDGSDDDLVTNYLTALFDDCNDVPDSVQSCQDVDELLE; the protein is encoded by the exons ATGAAGCAAAGTGATCAAGCCTTTGTTCAACACCTTGGGAGCTTGAAGACTATGTGGAATGAACTCAATCTGTATCGTCCACATACTACTGATTCCGCTATACTCTTGAAGAGAGCTGATGAAGACAAGGTTTTCCAACTCCTAGCTAGTTTGGGATCTGAATATGAAAACCTTCGCAGCCATCTCCTAATGACTCATGAGCTTCATTCATTTGTGAGTGTGTGTTATGCTGTCCAACGAGATGAAACTTGCTGGAAAGTGATGGAAGTTGATATCAAGCATAACTTAAAGGCTAGAGCTTTCTCTGTCAACCACAAGCTTGGAGACAAGCAGCAGTTCAAGGGAAAAAGATCAGAATGGCATGAATGGAAGTGCACCTACTGCAATGAAAGTGGGCATGTGAGAGAAAAGTGCTGGATTTTACACCCAAAACTGAGACCAAAGTTTGAGAAAGAGAACAAGTTCTCCAGAGATGCCAAGGGTCCCTCAACACCCAAAGCATACCATGCAACCAGCACACCAACTGATGGACTGGTAGACTTCACCTCAAATCCAGCTGCCTTGATTAATGAGTTTGCTGCTTATAtccaaagaaagagaggaagttTTGAGAGTGAAGACAAAGCAACTAAGAATCCGACAACTTTACTTGGCCAGTTCGCCAATTTTTTGGTAGATTCAGAAAGTGTGCAGAAAGGAGATATCCCAG GTAGAAGGAAGAGTGAAGATCCGACGATAATGGTGAAGTCAGCGTCCAACAGAGAGTGCGACGAACAGAAACCGCGTCGACCCAAAAGTTCCACGAAGCTGCATCACGGAACATCGTTCAAGAAGTCGAAACCAAGCAAGGGTTTTGAGGGTTTTGAGGATGACGTGATGTTTTATATCGAGGAGTTTATGCCGGAGGCTTCAGAACAATCTACTTCTACATCTTCCACTTCTTCCACGGTGATCGATCCAGTTAGTGCTGCCGTTGCTGATGATGTCGATAACTTCTTGGCCGACAGCATTGATTTCGCGGCGGAGGGTGTTTTTGGCGACGTTAATTTTGATGGGTCCGACGATGATCTTGTTACTAATTACTTGACGGCATTGTTTGATGATTGCAACGACGTTCCAGATTCGGTACAGAGCTGCCAAGATGTTGATGAGCTGCTGGAATAA